In Candidatus Methanosphaera massiliense, the following are encoded in one genomic region:
- a CDS encoding manganese-dependent inorganic pyrophosphatase yields MEKTYVFGHKSPDTDTITSSIVMANLEQQLGNTEAKAYRLGNINKETEYVLNYLDLEAPELLEKIDDNANVILVDHNSPKESVDNLENAKIQKIIDHHKIAFNTSYPLYVRTEPVGCTETILYKLYQENNIEITKEIASLMLSAIISDTLLLKSPTTTEEDKEAVEQLSKIAEIDYEEYGLDMLKAGTDLSGFTIDEILQLDAKQIDFKDIKSIVNQVNTASIDDVMQMKDQLEKGMNKIIKEQDLDIFMLLITDIINSNSQVIALGKEAKLVEKAYNVKLEDNTVLLEGVVSRKKQVVPIMTENA; encoded by the coding sequence ATGGAAAAAACATATGTATTCGGACATAAAAGTCCAGACACCGATACAATAACATCAAGTATAGTAATGGCAAACCTAGAACAACAACTAGGAAATACAGAAGCAAAAGCATACAGACTAGGAAATATAAACAAGGAAACAGAATACGTACTAAACTACCTAGACCTAGAAGCACCAGAACTACTAGAAAAAATAGATGATAATGCAAATGTTATACTAGTAGACCATAACAGTCCAAAAGAATCAGTGGATAACCTAGAAAATGCGAAAATACAGAAAATAATAGACCACCATAAAATCGCATTTAACACCAGCTATCCATTATATGTTAGAACAGAACCAGTAGGATGTACTGAAACAATATTATACAAGCTATACCAGGAAAACAATATAGAAATAACAAAAGAAATAGCATCATTAATGCTATCAGCAATAATATCAGACACACTACTACTAAAATCACCAACTACCACAGAAGAAGACAAAGAAGCTGTAGAACAACTATCAAAAATAGCAGAAATAGACTATGAAGAATATGGACTAGACATGTTAAAAGCTGGAACAGACCTATCAGGATTTACAATTGATGAAATACTACAATTAGATGCAAAACAAATAGACTTTAAAGACATTAAATCCATAGTAAACCAAGTTAACACTGCAAGTATTGATGATGTAATGCAAATGAAAGACCAATTAGAAAAAGGAATGAATAAAATCATCAAAGAACAAGATTTAGATATATTCATGCTTCTAATCACTGACATAATAAACAGTAACTCTCAAGTAATAGCATTAGGTAAAGAAGCAAAACTTGTAGAAAAAGCATACAACGTAAAACTAGAAGATAACACTGTACTTCTTGAAGGCGTAGTATCCCGTAAAAAACAAGTAGTACCCATAATGACAGAAAATGCCTAA